Sequence from the Cytophagales bacterium genome:
GGGCAATATCCAACATCCAATTATGAAACTCCCACCATATATCTTACTAACGCTTTCATTCTTAGAAGGCGCTGCGGTGTTGGCAGTTGAGCTTATTGTTGCTAAAATGCTGGCGCCTGTGTATGGTGATTCCATATATGTGTGGACAACGGTGATCGGCATAACTATCACAGGCTTGAGCGTGGGATATTTTATGGGAGGGATTTTAATTGATAAGTATAAGGATCTTAACCAACTATTTTATGTATTATTAGCTGCTGCTTCCGTGATCTTATTCATACCGGCCATTCTAAATCATTTAACTGAAGTTTTCATAGACAGCGATATTATTTTTAGTGTTGTCATTATCAGCATTTCAGTGCTGTTTCCGTCATTATTGTTCTTAGGGATGGTTCCGTCAATGATAATCGGTATATGGTCAGGAAGTGTTGAAACCGTTGGGGAAAAAGCCGGCAATGTATATGCAATTTCTACAATCGGTGGAATAACATCCGCTTTTTTTATGGGATTTTATATAATTCCCCGTTTTGGCCTCACTATTCCTGTCATAGCTGTTTCTATCATACTTGCTATGATACCAATTTATTTTTTATTAGTGAACAGAAAGTATTTGTCATTAACCTATATATTTTTTGTAGTTCTCATATTCTTCTTCAAGGTGATACAACCGGCGCCATTAAGAAGTGGGAATCACGATGAAATTAAGGTGCACTATTATTCCGAAGGGCTGCTTGGCCAGGTGATGGTTTGTGATTATGTTAACAATACAGCCCGAAATTCATTTGAGAATAAAAAATATGTAAGAAGCATATACATCAACAGAATGGCACAGACGGTCATAGACCTGGAAACAAAGCAACCGGTGATATCGGATTATATAAAATACATGAATGCGCTTGTTTCCATTTATCAACCCGGCTCCAGGGTTTTATTATTGGGGCTTGGTGGCGGTAACCTCGTAAGAGAATTTACCAATCTTGGGTTTTCAGTAGATATATGTGAGTTAGATAAACGGATAGTATATGCCGCTAACAAATATTTTTTGAATGACCTGCCTTCTTTTGTAGAGACGTTGCATGCAACGTCTCTACAAAAGAAGGCAGGCATTGATAATAAACGCACCAACTTTATTATTGATGATGCCAGGCATTTTTTAAAAACAACAGAAAACAAATATGATCTGGTTGTTTTTGATGTTTTTAAAGGTGAAAGTCCTCCAACACATGTTTTCACAAAGGAGAGTATTAAAGAGGTTCAAAGCATATTAAATCCAAATGGCGCTATCATTGTCAATTTGATCGGACAAATTGAAGGGGAGAAAGGCAAAGGTGTAAGGTCTGTTTTGAAGACATTTGATAAAAGCGGTCTGGAAACAAATATTCTCCAGGTACCTCATGTAGATAATGTATTAATATCAGGCAGTTTTGAACCTTTAGAATTCAAAGTAAAAGCAAATCCTAATTATCTTCACAATATAAACGGCCGTATTGAGCATTATTTTTATGATTATGAAAATCTCAGGTTATGGAAAGATGAGGTTTTAACAGATGATGAGCCTGTACTTGACTGGCTTTATATAGACGCTATGAAAGCGACCAGGAAATGGTACACCGCCAATTATACTAAAAAGTTTCTTGAAAAAGATGTACCTTTGTTTTGGTAGTTGAAAAAAATGATATTAGATATTGGATGTTGTTGGACAGCTATATAGATGCTCATATCTAATATCCAATATCCAACATCTTCCATCTTCGATCTTATTATGTATTTTGAATAAATCTGGAATTTAATACTTTCTTAATATATCGGTACATCACCATTTCAACATCTTTAACGATCCCATCTGCTTCCATAATGTCTTCCAGGTCTTTAATTAATTTCTTTTTTTCTTCCTCTGTCTCGCAGTATTTAGGACAATTTGTTTTAATGAACTGAATGATCTCGCTATCAGAATGAAAAGCATATACCCTTAAGACTTCCTGTAATAATTTTTTATTTATTTCTTCATCTTCATGGAATCTTTTCAGTTTTTTGTAGATTTCCACGATCTCTTCATCTACAAGATTATAGTCTGCCTTGGCAATACACACATACAAGTACGTTACAAAATGTTCAAGCTTCCAATCGTTTAGTTGTTTTCCCATAATATTAATGGTTATTCTTAAATCCTAAATCTTCCCCGATTATCATTCCCCCGAGCACTCGGGGGGAGTAACCCGGGATCAATAATCTTCAATCAGAACTAATTCTGTTTAAAGTTTTTCTGATAAATCTAAACATAATCATTTCTACTGATTTGTGCATATGGTCTTGTTTCATAGCACTTCCCAGGTCTTCTATAATTTTTTCTGATTCTGACATTTTACAGATCTTAGCCTTTTCATTAATTACCTGTATTTTATCATTATCATTATGCTGCGTAAATTCAAGAAGGACTTTATCTAATTTACTTTCATACCTGATACGAGGGCCGTCTAAAGTAAACATTACTTTTTCCAGCAATAGGTCAAGCTCACCTTTTTTAAGGTTATAATCGGCATCTGCAACACACAAATATAGATAAATTACGAATTCTTCGTATCCCCAATCGTTTACAAGTTGTTGATTTATCATTTTTTATTTAATTAGAATATTGGCATCGGGTTATTAATATCTACCGAAGCTGGCAAAATTAAAAAAAAAGTATAAATATTACAATTTAATTATGATTTAAAAAAAATCCCTCCTGTTACCGGGAGGGATTTTTTATTAAATATACTGCTGATCAAATTACATCATACCGCCCATTCCGCCATTTCCAGGCATAGGAGGCATAGCAGTTTCTTTTTCCGGTTCTTCAGCAACAACTGCTTCAGTTGTTAATAACATTGATGCAATAGAAGCTGCGTTTTCTAATGCCAGGCGTGTTACTTTTGTTGGGTCAATAACGCCTGCTTTATCAAGGTCTTCAAATTTGTTTGTGCTTGCGTTGTAACCGAAGCTTCCTTCTTTTTCACGAACTTTCTGTGCTATCACAGAACCTTCTTTACCTGCATTTTCAACGATGATCCTCAAGGGAGATTCAAGAGCAGTTTTCACTATGTTTACACCTGTAACCTGATCTTCATTGTCAGTCTTTATATTTTCAAGTGCATCAATAGCTCTTATGAATGCCACACCGCCACCGGTAACAACACCTTCTTCAACCGCTGCTCTTGTTGCATTTAAAGCATCATCAACACGGTCTTTTTTCTCCTTCATTTCTACTTCTGTAGCAGCGCCTACATAAAGAATAGCAACGCCTCCTGAGAGTTTAGCTAATCTTTCCTGCAGCTTTTCTTTGTCATAATCAGAAGTAGTATTTTCTATTTGAGATTTGATCTGGTTGATCCTGCCCTCAATATCTGATTTACTTCCGTTACCTTTTACGATCGTAGTATTATCCTTATCAATGATAATTTTTTCAGCGCCCCCTAAAGAATCTAAAGTGGTATCTTCTAATTTATAACCTGTTTCTTCAGATACCATGGTAGCTCCGGTCAATACAGCGATGTCTTCAAGCATTTCCTTTCTTCTATCGCCAAAACCGGGAGCCTTTACAGCAGCGATTTTGAGTGATCCTCTGATCTTATTTACGACCAGCGTAGCTAATGCTTCACCATCAATGTCTTCTGCAATAATTAAAAGAGGGTTTCCACCCTGGGCAGCCTTCTCAAGGATAGGAAGCAGATCTTTCATATTTGAGATCTTCTTGTCGTGAATTAA
This genomic interval carries:
- the groL gene encoding chaperonin GroEL; the encoded protein is MAKNILFNTEGREQLKKGVDILADTVKVTLGPKGRNVILDKKFGAPAISKDGVTVAKEIELQDPIENMGAQLLKEVASKTADTAGDGTTTATVLAQALFNTGIKNVAAGANPMDLKRGIDKAVTEVVANLKKQSKKISESNEISQVATISANNDHEIGAMVAKAMDEVGKDGVITVEEAKGTETEVITVEGMQFDRGYLSPYFVTNTEKMEAILENPYVLIHDKKISNMKDLLPILEKAAQGGNPLLIIAEDIDGEALATLVVNKIRGSLKIAAVKAPGFGDRRKEMLEDIAVLTGATMVSEETGYKLEDTTLDSLGGAEKIIIDKDNTTIVKGNGSKSDIEGRINQIKSQIENTTSDYDKEKLQERLAKLSGGVAILYVGAATEVEMKEKKDRVDDALNATRAAVEEGVVTGGGVAFIRAIDALENIKTDNEDQVTGVNIVKTALESPLRIIVENAGKEGSVIAQKVREKEGSFGYNASTNKFEDLDKAGVIDPTKVTRLALENAASIASMLLTTEAVVAEEPEKETAMPPMPGNGGMGGMM